One genomic region from Panthera tigris isolate Pti1 chromosome D1, P.tigris_Pti1_mat1.1, whole genome shotgun sequence encodes:
- the LOC102956034 gene encoding olfactory receptor 151-like — protein MAAANHSTVTEFILRGLTNRPELQLPLFLLFLGIYLVTIIGNLGMFTLICLNAQLHTPMYYFLSNLSLVDLCYSSVITPKMLVNFVSEKNIISYAGCMSQLYFFVVFVVAECYMLTVMAYDRYVAIYTPLLYNVIMSPQVCSLLMAAAYAMAFIGATIDTGLMLKLSYCEFLISHYFCDIVPLMKLSCSSTYHIEMTVFFLAGFNIIVTSLTVLVSYVFILSSILHISTTQGRSKAFSTCSSHLAAVGMFYGSTAFMYLKPSTASSVAKENVASVFYTTVIPMLNPLIYSLRNKEVKAAVQKTLRRNFFRCKCHHSSSG, from the coding sequence ATGGCTGCCGCAAATCACTCTACAGTGACCGAGTTTATTCTCAGGGGATTGACAAATCGGCCAGAGCTCCagctccccctcttcctcctcttccttgggATCTACTTGGTCACCATCATAGGGAACCTGGGCATGTTCACGCTGATTTGTCTGAATGCTCAGCTTCACACCCCCATGTACTACTTCCTCAGCAATCTGTCCCTTGTGGATCTCTGCTACTCCTCTGTCATTACCCCGAAAATGCTGGTGAACTTTGTGTCAGAGAAGAACATCATCTCCTATGCGGGGTGCATGTCACAGCTCTACTTCTTCGTTGTGTTTGTCGTTGCAGAGTGTTACATGCTGAcagtgatggcctatgaccgctatgtcGCCATCTATACCCCTTTGCTCTACAATGTCATCATGTCTCCTCAAGTGTGTTCCCTGCTGATGGCTGCGGCCTATGCCATGGCTTTCATTGGTGCAACAATAGACACTGGCCTGATGTTAAAACTGTCCTACTGTGAGTTCCTCATCAGTCATTACTTCTGTGACATCGTGCCCCTCATGAAGCTCTCCTGCTCTAGCACCTATCATATTGAGATGACAGTGTTCTTTTTGGCTGGATTCAACATCATAGTCACCAGCTTAACAGTCCTTGTTTCCTACGTCttcatcctctccagcatcctcCACATCAGCACCACACAGGGAAGGTCCAAAGCCTTCAGCACCTGCAGCTCTCACCTTGCAGCTGTGGGAATGTTCTATGGATCTACAGCGTTCATGTACTTAAAACCCTCCACGGCCAGTTCTGTGGCCAAGGAGAACGTGGCCTCCGTGTTCTACACCACGGTGATCCCCATGCTGAACCCCCTGATCTACAGCTTGAGGAATAAGGAGGTAAAGGCTGCCGTGCAGAAAACACTGAGGAGAAACTTCTTCAGATGCAAATGTCACCATTCTTCCTCAGGTTGA